One window from the genome of Candidatus Chlorohelix allophototropha encodes:
- the prmA gene encoding 50S ribosomal protein L11 methyltransferase produces the protein MNDTASSWLELAVVAEAEAVEAITELFTRYGYNQGVVIEEPIKPGPDGGAEIDPEGLVTVRTYLPLSPENSEEQQAQVQKLREGLWYLGRMLHIEALQVAEKREEDWANAWKQYYQVHRLGKRTVIKPPWQPYVPEADDIVVEIDPGMAFGTGLHPTTRLCLLLAEEQIPLLLAQKGDERIKALDVGTGSGILAIAAAKLGATLTIGVDTDPVAVQSAAENVSRNGLEERVIVVAGSLAVEKSIASGGFYSFPEDAQRVPEALITNAPYDVVLANIIARVLGALANAFALALKPGGKLIVSGIISEKETEVVQAFEQVGLKILERRSENDWVALLAEKTA, from the coding sequence ATGAACGATACAGCCTCAAGTTGGCTTGAATTAGCGGTAGTGGCGGAAGCAGAAGCAGTGGAAGCCATTACCGAACTTTTTACACGCTATGGTTACAATCAAGGGGTGGTTATCGAAGAGCCAATAAAACCCGGTCCCGATGGTGGTGCGGAGATTGACCCCGAAGGTTTGGTGACGGTGCGCACCTATCTGCCGCTTAGCCCTGAAAATTCCGAAGAACAACAAGCGCAGGTTCAAAAACTGAGAGAAGGTTTGTGGTATCTGGGGCGAATGTTGCACATAGAGGCTTTGCAGGTAGCCGAGAAGCGCGAGGAAGATTGGGCTAATGCTTGGAAACAATACTATCAGGTGCATCGGTTGGGAAAACGCACCGTAATCAAACCACCGTGGCAGCCGTATGTCCCGGAAGCGGATGATATAGTGGTGGAAATAGACCCCGGTATGGCTTTTGGAACGGGCTTGCACCCTACCACCCGTCTTTGCCTTTTGCTGGCTGAAGAACAAATTCCCTTGCTATTAGCGCAAAAGGGTGATGAGCGCATTAAAGCTCTCGATGTCGGAACAGGTAGCGGGATATTGGCTATTGCTGCCGCGAAATTAGGCGCAACCTTAACAATTGGGGTTGATACCGACCCGGTAGCGGTACAATCTGCCGCTGAAAATGTTTCTCGCAACGGTTTGGAAGAGCGCGTAATAGTGGTGGCTGGTTCGCTGGCAGTGGAGAAAAGTATCGCTAGCGGCGGCTTTTACAGTTTCCCAGAGGATGCGCAGCGCGTACCGGAAGCCTTGATAACCAACGCGCCTTACGATGTGGTGCTGGCTAATATTATCGCGCGAGTGCTTGGGGCGCTGGCTAACGCCTTTGCGCTGGCGTTAAAGCCGGGTGGGAAGCTGATTGTAAGCGGTATTATTTCCGAGAAAGAAACGGAAGTAGTTCAGGCATTTGAACAGGTAGGGCTGAAGATATTGGAACGCCGCAGCGAAAACGATTGGGTGGCGTTGCTGGCAGAGAAAACCGCTTAA
- a CDS encoding alpha/beta hydrolase, whose amino-acid sequence MQKASLGCLLLHGLSSHINCIDPVVDRLEKLGIPYRMPVLRGHMSKPEDLQEVSWQDWYADAEKALKELLQVADKVVIIGLSMGGVVLLDLTLAYQEQLAGLVTIVAALKYSDPRTNLLPLLARFQKKIVFQFNPADYCDPDMLKTNQNYKWIPTHAALQLYRYQQRMRKPNLMAQIKIPTLVIATQKDRTIDPKIQQWLYDNLGSTEKTLKWFYRSGHEMLRDGEKTEVLDEIEKFVAKLHDRAASELGQKQKA is encoded by the coding sequence ATGCAAAAAGCGTCGCTTGGCTGCTTGCTACTGCACGGTTTAAGCTCACATATAAATTGCATCGACCCGGTTGTTGACCGCTTAGAGAAACTGGGTATTCCTTACCGAATGCCGGTGCTGCGGGGTCATATGTCCAAGCCTGAAGACTTGCAAGAGGTTAGTTGGCAAGATTGGTACGCCGATGCGGAAAAAGCCTTGAAAGAGCTGTTACAGGTGGCGGATAAGGTTGTAATTATAGGGCTTTCGATGGGCGGCGTTGTTTTGCTTGACCTAACACTTGCCTATCAAGAGCAATTGGCTGGTTTGGTGACTATCGTTGCTGCATTAAAATATTCTGACCCGCGTACGAATCTGCTGCCATTGCTGGCGCGTTTCCAGAAAAAGATAGTTTTCCAATTCAATCCCGCCGATTACTGTGACCCGGACATGCTAAAGACCAATCAGAACTATAAATGGATTCCTACCCACGCGGCGTTACAACTTTATCGCTACCAGCAACGGATGCGCAAGCCCAATTTGATGGCGCAAATTAAAATCCCCACGCTGGTGATTGCTACCCAGAAAGACCGCACCATCGACCCCAAAATTCAGCAATGGTTATACGATAATCTTGGTAGCACAGAAAAAACCTTGAAATGGTTTTACCGTAGCGGTCATGAAATGCTGCGGGATGGCGAAAAAACGGAAGTGCTGGACGAAATTGAAAAATTTGTGGCTAAATTGCACGACCGTGCTGCAAGCGAGTTAGGACAAAAACAAAAAGCATGA